The following proteins are co-located in the Carassius auratus strain Wakin unplaced genomic scaffold, ASM336829v1 scaf_tig00024596, whole genome shotgun sequence genome:
- the LOC113078193 gene encoding nectin-2-like, translating into MNMSGLLSALILLIIQGSLAQHVRVEPEVVSYPGQTVTLRCQFQNPGATQLTQVSWIFEPTNGDRTNIAVFHPSFGANYPTISPVSGRVSFVTDPPSLENPSIKIREVKMTDEGRYICEYATYPSGNEQGVTSLIMLAKPKNLATKVTVPAGKTPVIVARCESSNGRPAATISWSTALNGNVTTPIETKNPDNTITVQSVYMLAPQPSDNGKDISCVVSHRTMTQPETFPMKLVVEYPPRVQIVGYDNNWYRGRTSAFLTCQADGNPSPTTVTWKTLSGLMPETVQVQENRLAVQKVDDTLNTTFICEVKNRLGYGRDQISVFVREQAPPSSNAGVIAGVIIACILAISLLAVLIYFLVFYNRRQQHGYRGTGKPTGAPYDSFTRLFGSAKSSKNGNGNNNTPIYRGEMGLNEKTANQGMHPGGVALLETTHTQTAEDILLSREMDEVERKKFDELEEEDERYDHFGGGGPILQLRPHNDDLDDDMESQRDGSVISRTAVYV; encoded by the exons ATGAACATGTCAGGACTGTTGAGCGCACTCATTCTCCTAATTATTCAAG GGTCGTTGGCTCAGCACGTGAGGGTGGAGCCTGAAGTCGTGTCATATCCTGGTCAGACAGTGACACTGCGATGCCAGTTTCAGAACCCAGGCGCAACACAGCTCACTCAG GTGTCATGGATCTTTGAACCGACTAATGGAGATCGAACCAACATTGCAGTATTCCATCCAAGTTTTGGAGCAAATTACCCAACAATTTCCCCTGTATCGGGACGTGTCAGTTTTGTAACAGATCCGCCCTCTTTGGAGAACCCATCCATTAAGATCAGAGAAGTGAAGATGACCGATGAGGGCCGATATATCTGTGAATATGCCACCTACCCTTCTGGCAACGAACAGGGCGTCACTTCGCTGATCATGCTGG CTAAACCGAAGAACTTAGCTACAAAAGTCACAGTTCCCGCCGGCAAAACCCCAGTCATCGTGGCGCGCTGTGAATCATCCAATGGCCGTCCGGCAGCGACTATTTCTTGGTCCACAGCGCTTAACGGAAATGTGACGACGCCGATTGAGACGAAAAATCCTGATAATACGATCACCGTCCAGAGTGTCTACATGCTGGCTCCACAGCCGTCGGATAATGGCAAAGACATCAGCTGCGTGGTGTCACACCGTACCATGACCCAACCGGAGACCTTCCCCATGAAACTTGTTGTTGAAT aTCCTCCCCGGGTGCAGATCGTAGGGTATGACAACAACTGGTACAGGGGTCGGACCAGTGCATTTTTGACCTGTCAGGCAGATGGAAACCCCAGCCCCACCACTGTCACCTGGAAAAC TTTGTCTGGACTGATGCCTGAAACGGTGCAGGTGCAGGAAAATCGGCTCGCTGTGCAGAAGGTGGATGACACCCTCAACACCACCTTCATCTGTGAGGTCAAAAACCGTTTGGGGTACGGCAGAGATCAGATCTCCGTCTTCGTGAGGG AACAAGCACCTCCCTCCTCAAATGCGGGCGTGATTGCCGGCGTGATCATCGCGTGTATTCTGGCCATCTCATTGTTAGCGGTCCTCATCTACTTCCTGGTATTCTATAATCGCCGCCAACAGCATGGCTACCGTGGCACCGGCAAGCCAACCGGTGCTCCCTATGACTCCTTTACCCGTCTCTTTGGATCTGCCAAATCAAGCAAAAATGGCAACGGAAACAACAACACGCCCATTTACAGGGGAGAGATGGGGCTTAATGAGAAAACGGCCAATCAGGGCATGCACCCAGGAGGCGTGGCTCTGCTCGAgaccacacacactcaaacagcagAGGATATCCTGCTTAGTAGAGAGATGGATGAGGTAGAAAGGAAGAAATTCGATGAACTGGAAGAAGAGGACGAGCGATACGATCATTTTGGTGGGGGTGGGCCCATCCTACAGCTCCGCCCACATAACGATGACCTAGACGATGACATGGAGTCCCAGAGGGACGGCTCTGTGATTTCTCGGACTGCAGTCTACGTGTAG